A section of the Kluyveromyces lactis strain NRRL Y-1140 chromosome F complete sequence genome encodes:
- the HAP4 gene encoding transcription factor HAP4 (uniprot|O94233 Kluyveromyces lactis HAP4), with translation MSRPVSLEPLHGHTGPHQQITIAPNLQPKKHEKPTGITIRTSRHWVLPPRPKPGRKPSPSLSIKQQLANVKGMAVESTTPASASSTNAKIKQEPVESVKEVENLRPGSKKHLAATVIDSGKSCSSSDQGTVASSTTTAVRTGVPTASSSSSSSSSTIPLTNCKSTNAKSKAIQVEQTTSITHTQPKPIRAKIAPAACKKQVMPIPTLKPSAKMESAKVKPQVKMEQLDVTLDHIQSAQPVEPKKKPGSKTALKKEIKILKMENNKLKKELTDLVGNLQELKRQFPIVPEESNSKSPHTIVPSVNSSVPMQQKILPKPMTNKSYHEPVHVKQEHTERLPRKRSIIDNDADMLQIEVKPEPADDTEIFLKFDEDDEPNRDFIKNLSSSRMVQTSSLSSRASLTDEDDLLLSSSTPSSLFSTDLNRTVSNQLLSNSSTLTNTGSSPSSSHTSNKSLPNSQFSDTIEAMKFLDGYEQMEFYSKYKLSTSHSQEPLKSIQKLKVDHHSTHQDELDCIKEEDPMTDTLANSKAYNAEQDASMLYFLQKHALTKNPGSKLGDLPIDLDDSLPSSLLLKLSEDDENSFMNLNLNSIDPDDPLSEHVNDTPFVAPTLEELMEEQDDKDSKLLGPENTEQDMDLLKMGIFFSD, from the coding sequence ATGTCCAGGCCAGTTTCATTGGAGCCCCTTCACGGACACACTGGGCCTCATCAGCAGATTACAATTGCTCCTAATTTACAGCCGAAGAAACATGAGAAACCCACTGGGATCACGATTCGAACGTCTAGGCACTGGGTTCTTCCACCGAGGCCTAAACCGGGTAGAAAACCCAGTCCTTCTTTATCGATAAAGCAGCAACTGGCAAATGTCAAGGGTATGGCTGTAGAGTCCACTACGCCTGCTTCTGCTTCAAGTACTAATGCCAAGATTAAACAAGAACCTGTGGAATCAGTGAAAGAAGTTGAGAATTTGAGACCGGGATCGAAAAAACACTTGGCTGCCACTGTTATTGATTCTGGTAAAAGttgctcttcttctgatcAAGGTACAGTAGCGTCATCTACAACGACTGCAGTCCGTACAGGAGTGCCAACCGCAAGctcctcatcatcatcatcatcatcaactATCCCGTTGACTAACTGTAAATCTACAAACGCCAAGTCAAAAGCAATACAAGTTGAACAGACAACATCGATCACTCATACCCAGCCTAAGCCCATCCGTGCCAAAATTGCACCAGCTGCTTGCAAGAAACAAGTCATGCCAATTCCGACCTTAAAGCCATCAGCTAAAATGGAAAGCGCAAAAGTTAAGCCACAGGTGAAAATGGAACAGCTGGATGTTACTTTAGATCATATTCAATCTGCACAACCCGTGGagccaaagaaaaaaccAGGTTCCAAAActgctttgaagaaagagatcaAGATCCTTAAGATGGAAAACAATAAGCTTAAGAAGGAGCTTACCGATCTAGTGGGTAACTTACAGGAATTGAAACGTCAGTTCCCTATCGTACcagaagaatcaaattctAAATCTCCACATACCATAGTACCAAGTGTCAACAGCAGTGTTCCAATGCAACAGAAGATTCTTCCAAAACCAATGACAAATAAATCGTACCATGAGCCAGTACATGTGAAGCAAGAACATACTGAGAGATTGCCTCGTAAAAGATCTATCATTGACAATGATGCTGATATGTTACAAATCGAAGTGAAACCAGAACCTGCAGACGATACTGAaatctttttgaaattcgatgaagatgatgaaccAAATAGAGACTTCATCAAAAATCTTTCCTCTTCAAGGATGGTTCAGACCTCTTCTTTGAGTTCTCGTGCAAGTTTGACAGATGAAGACGATCTGTTACTATCATCATCTACCCCAAGTTCTTTATTCTCTACCGACTTAAATCGTACCGTGAGcaatcaacttctttccaattcatctACCTTGACGAATACAGGATCAAGTCCAAGTAGTAGCCACACATCAAATAAGAGCTTACCAAATTCTCAGTTCTCTGATACTATTGAAGCTatgaaattcttggatgGTTATGAGCAAATGGAGTTCTATTCCAAATACAAACTTTCGACTTCACATTCTCAAGAACCTTTGAAATCTATACAAAAGCTTAAGGTAGATCACCACTCTACCCATCAGGATGAATTGGATTGcattaaagaagaagacccAATGACAGATACGTTAGCGAATTCAAAGGCTTATAACGCGGAGCAAGATGCTAGTATGCTTTACTTCTTACAAAAACATGCTCTGACTAAGAACCCTGGTTCGAAACTTGGCGATTTGCCAATCGATCTCGATGATTCGTTGCCCTCGTCATTGCTGTTGAAACTCAGCGAAGATGACGAAAATTCTTTTATGAACTTAAATTTGAATAGCATAGATCCAGACGATCCTTTAAGTGAACATGTTAATGATACACCGTTTGTAGCACCAACACTAGAAGAATTAATGGAAGAACAAGACGACAAGGATTCAAAGTTGTTAGGTCCTGAAAACACTGAACAAGATATGGACCTTCTCAAGATGGGTATCTTTTTCTCGGACTAA
- the PAM16 gene encoding import motor complex subunit PAM16 (similar to uniprot|P42949 Saccharomyces cerevisiae YJL104W), translated as MAHRAFIQVIFTGAQVFGRAFAESYRQAAAQTAKQTANASRGRGASAEYGGITLDESSKILNIENEQDMNLDKINERFKYLFEINDKEKGGSFYLQSKIYRAAERLKYELAEKEKAANPELNQEQAKSSSTTESPELKK; from the coding sequence ATGGCACACAGAGCGTTTATACAGGTGATTTTCACCGGGGCACAGGTGTTTGGACGTGCGTTTGCGGAATCTTACAGACAAGCAGCAGCTCAAACAGCTAAACAAACGGCAAATGCTTCTAGAGGCCGTGGTGCTAGCGCAGAATACGGAGGTATCACTTTAGATGAGAGTTCTAAGATTTTGAACATTGAGAATGAACAGGATATGAATTTGGATAAAATCAACGAAAGATTCAAGTATTTGTTCGAGATCAACGATAAAGAGAAAGGTGGATCATTCTACTTGCAGAGTAAGATTTACAGGGCAGCAGAGCGTTTGAAGTACGAGCTtgctgaaaaggaaaaggctGCCAATCCAGAACTGAATCAAGAACAAGCGAAGTCGAGTTCCACGACGGAGTCACCGgagttgaaaaaatag
- the RQT4 gene encoding Rqt4p (similar to uniprot|P36119 Saccharomyces cerevisiae YKR023W Hypothetical ORF), translated as MTKEDAIEYAIKELPNILPLDTEQIKDLCEQTIKEGNNPEQIAQSFFDLLGQDDSSVHFIFEFNERLMELPRKTAVKKPIVNETTNTKKVISPLINTVKTNDSRAEFANKSIQATKPILNRELKKVPTAKAVKKDSGKESKEVRLDSLKDIDDVLKMLEMRSVSGDSGQYKCNCQGTRHPIFDPAPNCLSCGKIICVKEGLHMNNCSFCGAELIPAKEREQILELLRLEREQIELQKVEENKPKPKQTKKYKIKSGAGTNLWQEQEKMLQRVEKDREQEREIKRQQILNGESKEEEEDEQLIEARNRLDKLLHFQDTSAERTKIIDNASDFAMNEDVMWGSAYERALQLKKQQRNLRKWEKIENERNGRREKVVLDLTIGKDGKVVMTEAVRKSSKKTNATSDDEIDDISDEEDLQDLEDIKNLKLEINQQKQKESSKLTNNVWDYNKAQSEFKKPVYIANAEEEKESAPKKVSNEVHRVQVGIDDRPSLQDSILAIL; from the coding sequence ATGACGAAAGAGGATGCTATTGAGTATGCTATAAAGGAATTGCCCAACATTTTGCCACTAGATACAGAACAGATCAAAGATCTATGTGAACAGACGATAAAAGAAGGCAACAACCCTGAACAGATAGCCCAATCCttttttgatcttttagGGCAAGACGACTCATCGGTACATTTCATATTTGAGTTCAATGAGAGGCTCATGGAATTGCCCCGTAAAACGGCTGTCAAGAAACCAATAGTGAACGAAACAACCAATACTAAAAAAGTGATATCTCCATTGATTAATACTGTGAAAACCAATGATTCCAGGGCCGAGTTCGCCAACAAGTCTATTCAAGCAACGAAACCGATATTGAATAGAGAATTAAAAAAGGTACCGACTGCCAAGGCTGTGAAAAAGGATTCGGGGAAAGAGAGTAAAGAAGTCAGATTAGATTCATTGAAGGATATCGATGATGTGTTAAAGATGTTGGAGATGAGGTCAGTCTCTGGGGATTCCGGTCAATATAAATGCAATTGCCAGGGAACAAGGCACCCAATATTCGATCCTGCACCAAACTGTCTGTCATGTGGCAAAATAATATGTGTCAAAGAAGGTTTGCATATGAACAATTGCAGCTTTTGCGGAGCTGAATTAATCCCAGCTAAGGAACGCGAACAAATCTTAGAATTGCTACGGTTAGAGAGAGAACAAATAGAGCTTCAGAAAGTTGAAGAGAACAAGCCCAAGCCGAAGCAAACCAAGAAATATAAGATTAAATCTGGTGCAGGCACAAATTTATGGcaagaacaagagaaaATGCTACAAAGAGTGGAGAAAGATCGGGAACAAGAGAGAGAGATTAAACGACAACAAATATTGAATGGGGAGtcaaaggaagaagaggaggaTGAACAACTTATTGAAGCACGAAATCGACTCGACAAGCTACTTCATTTCCAGGATACCAGTGCTGAAAGAACCAAGATCATTGACAATGCTAGTGATTTCGCTATGAATGAAGATGTCATGTGGGGTTCTGCTTACGAAAGAGCATTACAACTAAAGAAACAGCAAAGAAATTTACGAAAATGGGAAAAGATTGAGAATGAACGCAATGGAAGGCGTGAAAAGGTCGTCTTGGACTTGACGATCGGTAAGGATGGTAAAGTTGTTATGACAGAAGCAGTTAGAAAGAGCAGCAAAAAAACGAATGCAACtagtgatgatgaaatagATGATATTagcgatgaagaagatctcCAAGACTTGgaagatatcaagaatttgaagttaGAGataaatcaacaaaaacaGAAGGAGAGTTCCAAGTTAACAAACAATGTTTGGGATTATAACAAGGCGCAGTCGGAGTTTAAGAAACCTGTATACATAGCAAACGCtgaggaagaaaaagaatctGCTCCTAAAAAGGTATCAAATGAAGTTCATCGTGTCCAAGTAGGTATTGATGATAGACCATCACTTCAAGATAGCATTTTGGCAATTTTGTGA